A single region of the Ziziphus jujuba cultivar Dongzao chromosome 10, ASM3175591v1 genome encodes:
- the LOC107411795 gene encoding receptor-like protein 33 isoform X2, with the protein MERTHQFLLFYVVVISSSMSVTHSLNSSTTIFSCLPHQTSVLLQLKQEFTLKNDSVNGSYPKMRYWKAGSDCCLWDGVTCDMATGHVVSLDLSSSWLNGPLRTNSSLFRLLHLEKLNLAFNNFTFSPIPSELGQFSRLTHLNLSCSEFYGYIPSEMAKLTNIMSFDLSDWYGNNLYVREGELERLIQNMTNLRLLYMDEVNLSSSPMPQSMANLSSLTHLSVKDCHLNGKFPQNIFQLPNMQSIDLSVNYDLTGSLPEFNSTSNLKSLEIDLTKFSGELPDSIGKLKSLNVLLLTDSLFTGTVPSSLWNLSELVELDLSFNYFKGRLPSTPGILPNLTSLYLSGNEFGGELTSSIKNLPRLQYLKLERNNFGGQISTSFENLTQLTYLDLSHNFFHGNFPNPVAFPHLIEEIDLGYNTLTGSIPSYNFNLPFLVSLDLSNNLFTGVIPWSLFSIPSLEYLNLDDNQIIDLAISNSSKLHTLSLSNNLFTGVIPPPLFAIPSLVSLYLDDNQFTDLDICNSSQLESLSLSGNRLSRRIPRSISKLKKLRELSLASNNLSGRVDFGIFSELSDLKSLDLSYNSHLSIANTSKDSNLPQFHDLFLSSCNISEFPNFLKTQDELEYLDLSSNRIGGPIPKWFLSVGIKTLQRLNLSYNFISGWEEIQSLILPWKVLEILDLRSNSLQGPLVVPPISTQYFLISNNSLVGRIDPLFCKLRNLRTLDASNNRLDGTIPLCFHNIGYSEEAPSVLLWEGLQYLDLRSNMLQGPLVVPPMSITSIFISNNSFGGGIDPMFCKLRNLEILDASNNLLNGTIPQCLGSFNSSLKVLNLQGNNFYGNMPHTCGDGSQLLTLDVSHNHLQGKIPQTLIKCQELQVLNLGHNNMSDTFPFWLPNLPKLQGVYHHTISKIGLL; encoded by the exons ATGGAGAGGACCCATCAATTCCTCTTATTTTACGTTGTGGTGATCTCCAGTTCTATGTCTGTTACACATTCGTTGAATTCCTCCACTACCATTTTCTCTTGTCTTCCTCACCAAACCTCTGTTTTACTCCAATTAAAACAAGAGTTCACTCTAAAGAATGATTCAGTTAATGGTAGTTATCCGAAGATGAGATATTGGAAGGCTGGTAGCGATTGCTGTTTGTGGGACGGGGTCACTTGTGATATGGCAACAGGTCATGTAGTGAGCTTAGACCTCAGCAGCAGCTGGCTTAATGGGCCATTGCGTACTAACAGCAGCCTTTTCAGGTTGCTTCATCTAgaaaagctcaaccttgcattcAATAACTTCACCTTCAGCCCCATCCCATCTGAGTTGGGCCAGTTTTCCAGGTTAACCCATCTCAATCTCTCTTGCTCTGAATTTTATGGGTATATTCCATCTGAAATGGCAAAGCTGACAAATATTATGTCATTTGATCTTTCTGATTGGTATGGTAATAATTTGTATGTGAGAGAAGGGGAGCTCGAAAGGCTAATCCAGAACATGACCAATTTAAGACTCCTTTACATGGATGAAGTGAATCTTTCTTCTTCACCTATGCCTCAATCCATGGCAAACCTCTCTTCCTTGACACATCTCTCTGTTAAAGATTGCCATTTGAATGGTAAATTTCCACAGAATATCTTCCAGTTGCCTAACATGCAATCCATTGATCTGTCAGTGAACTACGATCTTACAG GTTCTCTTCCGGAGTTTAATTCTACCAGTAATCTAAAGTCGTTGGAAATTGACTTAACCAAATTCTCAGGGGAATTGCCCGATTCAATTGGCAAACTCAAGTCCTTGAATGTTTTACTCCTCACAGATTCTTTATTTACGGGGACAGTTCCTTCTTCCCTTTGGAACCTTTCTGAACTCGTAGAGCTCGACCTTTCATTCAATTATTTCAAAGGTCGGTTGCCATCTACTCCGGGGATCCTTCCAAACCTCACTTCGCTTTATCTCTCTGGTAATGAATTTGGTGGTGAATTAACTTCTTCCATTAAAAACCTCCCACGGCtgcaatatttaaaacttgaaaGGAATAATTTCGGTGGTCAAATTTCAACTTCATTTGAAAATCTGACCCAGCTAACCTATTTGGATCTTTCACATAACTTTTTCCATGGCAACTTCCCAAATCCAGTGGCATTCCCACATCTTATTGAAGAGATTGATCTTGGATACAATACTTTGACAGGTTCAATCCCATCGTACAATTTTAACTTGCCCTTCTTGGTTAGCCTTGATCTGTCAAACAATTTGTTTACCGGAGTCATTCCTTGGTCTTTATTTTCAATTCCTTCTTTGGAATACCTAAATCTAGATGACAATCAGATCATAGACTTGGCCATCTCTAATTCATCCAAATTACACACTCTGTCTCTGTCCAACAATTTATTTACTGGAGTCATTCCTCCTCCTTTATTTGCAATTCCTTCTTTGGTATCTCTATATCTAGATGACAATCAGTTCACAGACTTGGACATCTGTAATTCATCCCAGTTAGAAAGTCTGTCTTTAAGTGGAAACAGATTAAGTAGACGTATTCCAAGATCCATATCCAAATTGAAAAAGCTGAGAGAACTCAGCCTTGCTTCCAATAATTTAAGTGGCAGAGTTGATTTTGGCATTTTCTCAGAGCTGAGTGACCTTAAGTCTCTTGATCTTTCATATAACAGCCACCTTTCCATAGCAAATACAAGCAAAGATTCCAATCTTCCACAATTTCATGATTTATTCTTATCCTCATGCAACATAAGTGAGTTTCCAAATTTCTTGAAAACACAGGATGAGTTAGAGTACTTAGATCTTTCCAGCAATAGGATCGGGGGTCCTATACCTAAATGGTTTTTGAGCGTAGGCATAAAGACCTTGCAACGTCTCAATCTTTCTTACAACTTCATTAGTGGCTGGGAAGAAATCCAGTCATTAATTCTTCCATGGAAGGTATTAGAGATTCTTGATCTACGTTCCAATTCTTTGCAAGGACCACTTGTCGTTCCGCCAATATCCACCCAGTACTTCTTAATCTCAAACAATAGCTTGGTTGGAAGAATTGATCCGTTGTTCTGTAAATTAAGGAATCTGAGGACACTTGATGCATCAAATAATCGTTTGGATGGCACCATTCCTCTATGTTTTCACAACATCGGATATTCAGAAGAAGCTCCATCTGTTCTTCTATGGGAGGGATTGCAGTATCTTGATCTGCGTTCCAACATGTTGCAAGGACCACTTGTTGTTCCACCAATGTCCATAACATCCATTTTCATCTCAAATAACAGCTTCGGTGGAGGAATTGATCCAATGTTCTGTAAATTAAGGAATCTTGAAATACTTGATGCATCAAATAACCTCTTGAATGGCACCATTCCTCAATGTTTGGGTAGCTTCAACAGTTCTCTTAAAGTACTCAATCTTCAGGGAAACAACTTCTATGGCAATATGCCTCATACATGTGGAGATGGAAGCCAATTGTTGACATTGGATGTGAGCCACAACCATTTACAAGGGAAGATTCCACAGACTCTAATCAAGTGCCAGGAGCTACAAGTTTTAAATCTGGGCCACAACAATATGAGTGACACCTTTCCTTTCTGGCTACCGAATTTGCCAAAGCTCCAG GGAGTTTACCATCACACTATTTCAAAAATTGGACTTCTATGA
- the LOC107411795 gene encoding receptor-like protein 33 isoform X1, translating to MERTHQFLLFYVVVISSSMSVTHSLNSSTTIFSCLPHQTSVLLQLKQEFTLKNDSVNGSYPKMRYWKAGSDCCLWDGVTCDMATGHVVSLDLSSSWLNGPLRTNSSLFRLLHLEKLNLAFNNFTFSPIPSELGQFSRLTHLNLSCSEFYGYIPSEMAKLTNIMSFDLSDWYGNNLYVREGELERLIQNMTNLRLLYMDEVNLSSSPMPQSMANLSSLTHLSVKDCHLNGKFPQNIFQLPNMQSIDLSVNYDLTGSLPEFNSTSNLKSLEIDLTKFSGELPDSIGKLKSLNVLLLTDSLFTGTVPSSLWNLSELVELDLSFNYFKGRLPSTPGILPNLTSLYLSGNEFGGELTSSIKNLPRLQYLKLERNNFGGQISTSFENLTQLTYLDLSHNFFHGNFPNPVAFPHLIEEIDLGYNTLTGSIPSYNFNLPFLVSLDLSNNLFTGVIPWSLFSIPSLEYLNLDDNQIIDLAISNSSKLHTLSLSNNLFTGVIPPPLFAIPSLVSLYLDDNQFTDLDICNSSQLESLSLSGNRLSRRIPRSISKLKKLRELSLASNNLSGRVDFGIFSELSDLKSLDLSYNSHLSIANTSKDSNLPQFHDLFLSSCNISEFPNFLKTQDELEYLDLSSNRIGGPIPKWFLSVGIKTLQRLNLSYNFISGWEEIQSLILPWKVLEILDLRSNSLQGPLVVPPISTQYFLISNNSLVGRIDPLFCKLRNLRTLDASNNRLDGTIPLCFHNIGYSEEAPSVLLWEGLQYLDLRSNMLQGPLVVPPMSITSIFISNNSFGGGIDPMFCKLRNLEILDASNNLLNGTIPQCLGSFNSSLKVLNLQGNNFYGNMPHTCGDGSQLLTLDVSHNHLQGKIPQTLIKCQELQVLNLGHNNMSDTFPFWLPNLPKLQVLILRSNRFYGPIRGPHNFMGFVNLRIIDLSFNDFTGSLPSHYFKNWTSMMESSKKNESELKYIGEGYYQDSVTLMNKGQEMELIKILTIFVAIDLSNNALHGEIPTTIGDLQSLIVLNLSSNCFTGAIPSSLGNLTELESLDLSNNKLSGAIPQQLISLTFLGYLNLSVNHLTGPIPQGGQIWVFPSSSFEVNWGLCGLPLSQKCGTILPTSHFDKISSDSLLSSFTWKAVAIGYGCGLIIGLVGGYIIILWRPNLMFIIYGVLPQRRQR from the exons ATGGAGAGGACCCATCAATTCCTCTTATTTTACGTTGTGGTGATCTCCAGTTCTATGTCTGTTACACATTCGTTGAATTCCTCCACTACCATTTTCTCTTGTCTTCCTCACCAAACCTCTGTTTTACTCCAATTAAAACAAGAGTTCACTCTAAAGAATGATTCAGTTAATGGTAGTTATCCGAAGATGAGATATTGGAAGGCTGGTAGCGATTGCTGTTTGTGGGACGGGGTCACTTGTGATATGGCAACAGGTCATGTAGTGAGCTTAGACCTCAGCAGCAGCTGGCTTAATGGGCCATTGCGTACTAACAGCAGCCTTTTCAGGTTGCTTCATCTAgaaaagctcaaccttgcattcAATAACTTCACCTTCAGCCCCATCCCATCTGAGTTGGGCCAGTTTTCCAGGTTAACCCATCTCAATCTCTCTTGCTCTGAATTTTATGGGTATATTCCATCTGAAATGGCAAAGCTGACAAATATTATGTCATTTGATCTTTCTGATTGGTATGGTAATAATTTGTATGTGAGAGAAGGGGAGCTCGAAAGGCTAATCCAGAACATGACCAATTTAAGACTCCTTTACATGGATGAAGTGAATCTTTCTTCTTCACCTATGCCTCAATCCATGGCAAACCTCTCTTCCTTGACACATCTCTCTGTTAAAGATTGCCATTTGAATGGTAAATTTCCACAGAATATCTTCCAGTTGCCTAACATGCAATCCATTGATCTGTCAGTGAACTACGATCTTACAG GTTCTCTTCCGGAGTTTAATTCTACCAGTAATCTAAAGTCGTTGGAAATTGACTTAACCAAATTCTCAGGGGAATTGCCCGATTCAATTGGCAAACTCAAGTCCTTGAATGTTTTACTCCTCACAGATTCTTTATTTACGGGGACAGTTCCTTCTTCCCTTTGGAACCTTTCTGAACTCGTAGAGCTCGACCTTTCATTCAATTATTTCAAAGGTCGGTTGCCATCTACTCCGGGGATCCTTCCAAACCTCACTTCGCTTTATCTCTCTGGTAATGAATTTGGTGGTGAATTAACTTCTTCCATTAAAAACCTCCCACGGCtgcaatatttaaaacttgaaaGGAATAATTTCGGTGGTCAAATTTCAACTTCATTTGAAAATCTGACCCAGCTAACCTATTTGGATCTTTCACATAACTTTTTCCATGGCAACTTCCCAAATCCAGTGGCATTCCCACATCTTATTGAAGAGATTGATCTTGGATACAATACTTTGACAGGTTCAATCCCATCGTACAATTTTAACTTGCCCTTCTTGGTTAGCCTTGATCTGTCAAACAATTTGTTTACCGGAGTCATTCCTTGGTCTTTATTTTCAATTCCTTCTTTGGAATACCTAAATCTAGATGACAATCAGATCATAGACTTGGCCATCTCTAATTCATCCAAATTACACACTCTGTCTCTGTCCAACAATTTATTTACTGGAGTCATTCCTCCTCCTTTATTTGCAATTCCTTCTTTGGTATCTCTATATCTAGATGACAATCAGTTCACAGACTTGGACATCTGTAATTCATCCCAGTTAGAAAGTCTGTCTTTAAGTGGAAACAGATTAAGTAGACGTATTCCAAGATCCATATCCAAATTGAAAAAGCTGAGAGAACTCAGCCTTGCTTCCAATAATTTAAGTGGCAGAGTTGATTTTGGCATTTTCTCAGAGCTGAGTGACCTTAAGTCTCTTGATCTTTCATATAACAGCCACCTTTCCATAGCAAATACAAGCAAAGATTCCAATCTTCCACAATTTCATGATTTATTCTTATCCTCATGCAACATAAGTGAGTTTCCAAATTTCTTGAAAACACAGGATGAGTTAGAGTACTTAGATCTTTCCAGCAATAGGATCGGGGGTCCTATACCTAAATGGTTTTTGAGCGTAGGCATAAAGACCTTGCAACGTCTCAATCTTTCTTACAACTTCATTAGTGGCTGGGAAGAAATCCAGTCATTAATTCTTCCATGGAAGGTATTAGAGATTCTTGATCTACGTTCCAATTCTTTGCAAGGACCACTTGTCGTTCCGCCAATATCCACCCAGTACTTCTTAATCTCAAACAATAGCTTGGTTGGAAGAATTGATCCGTTGTTCTGTAAATTAAGGAATCTGAGGACACTTGATGCATCAAATAATCGTTTGGATGGCACCATTCCTCTATGTTTTCACAACATCGGATATTCAGAAGAAGCTCCATCTGTTCTTCTATGGGAGGGATTGCAGTATCTTGATCTGCGTTCCAACATGTTGCAAGGACCACTTGTTGTTCCACCAATGTCCATAACATCCATTTTCATCTCAAATAACAGCTTCGGTGGAGGAATTGATCCAATGTTCTGTAAATTAAGGAATCTTGAAATACTTGATGCATCAAATAACCTCTTGAATGGCACCATTCCTCAATGTTTGGGTAGCTTCAACAGTTCTCTTAAAGTACTCAATCTTCAGGGAAACAACTTCTATGGCAATATGCCTCATACATGTGGAGATGGAAGCCAATTGTTGACATTGGATGTGAGCCACAACCATTTACAAGGGAAGATTCCACAGACTCTAATCAAGTGCCAGGAGCTACAAGTTTTAAATCTGGGCCACAACAATATGAGTGACACCTTTCCTTTCTGGCTACCGAATTTGCCAAAGCTCCAGGTTCTCATATTACGTTCTAATAGATTTTACGGTCCAATAAGGGGTCCTCACAACTTTATGGGCTTTGTGAATTTACGTATCATTGATTTATCTTTCAATGATTTTACAGGGAGTTTACCATCACACTATTTCAAAAATTGGACTTCTATGATGGAATCTTCTAAGAAAAATGAGTCAGAGTTGAAATATATAGGTGAGGGTTATTACCAAGACTCTGTGACTTTGATGAACAAGGGACAAGAAATGGAATTGATCAAGATACTAACAATCTTTGTAGCCATTGATCTCTCCAACAATGCACTTCATGGAGAAATTCCAACTACAATAGGAGATCTTCAATCTCTAATTGTACTTAACTTGTCCAGTAATTGTTTCACAGGGGCCATTCCTTCATCTCTAGGGAATCTCACAGAGCTTGAATCCTTAGATCTCTCAAACAATAAGCTTTCTGGTGCAATCCCTCAACAGTTAATCAGTCTCACATTTCTTGGATACTTGAACTTATCCGTAAACCATCTCACTGGTCCAATACCACAAGGTGGACAAATCTGGGTATTTCCAAGTTCTTCTTTTGAGGTAAATTGGGGACTATGTGGTCTTCCACTCTCACAAAAATGTGGAACTATCTTACCAACTTCACACTTTGATAAGATATCATCAGACTCACTATTATCCAGCTTTACTTGGAAAGCTGTAGCGATAGGATATGGATGTGGACTGATAATTGGATTGGTCGGAGGATATATCATCATCTTATGGAGGCCCAATTTGATGTTCATAATCTATGGTGTGCTGCCACAAAGGAGACAAAGATGA